The following are encoded in a window of Lates calcarifer isolate ASB-BC8 unplaced genomic scaffold, TLL_Latcal_v3 _unitig_1623_quiver_2515, whole genome shotgun sequence genomic DNA:
- the LOC108889722 gene encoding cingulin-like protein 1 — MRSATLGAPNRKDYIEELTKQLDACQKRNQFLEAESVEMEKERNQIRFEMRGLLVNNEDLLRTNTQLNNEMKRMREQMLEMEREHQSMGERYREMEIEVKEARDMMVEANTQEYAFNFLQQSLKNKLQDADENLERQTQHAQALAEKLWLAERQLEELEVDKDTKDKRTSELNSTIIRLETELAEALQASTQASAEMNLQQKLREDAQHRVDELEESLLEKDQELQRLQNLVSRLQGEVSGKLIDKEQTLEEEIQLRERIQLQCKQAERTVDDLHMELQSTNQARDDLAKQLKQAQEKMIDLESDLEELHDSEQRWAAKHKRAIEQTEQLQLKLIQEKDLNDQLETEKAVMERQLRELRLEVDELQSSRVQEDVISRAESRVKELENSLRTEERNKAVLTNTISKLERRINELSDQMEEEHRIATEQKDLMTQRIRSLKRQLNEAEEEASRKEAQYRHTQRELAEERETSGRLQRQLLDQHLQTKRKETLTIRQTLDNLRLDLSVDDEDDDLQPQQQTNSVTKV, encoded by the exons ATGCGCTCTGCCACTCTGGGGGCGCCTAACAGAAAAGACTACATCGAGGAGCTGACCAAACAGCTGGACGCCTGCCAGAAG CGTAACCAGTTCCTGGAGGCAGAGAGTGtagagatggagaaggagaggaacCAGAtcag gTTTGAGATGCGAGGTCTTTTGGTGAACAACGAGGACCTGCTGAGGACCAACACTCAGCTCAACAATgagatgaagaggatgagggagcagatgctggagatggagagagagcacCAGTCCATgggagagagatacagagagatggag ATTGAGGTGAAGGAGGCCCGGGACATGATGGTGGAGGCCAACACTCAGGAGTACGCCTTCAACTTCCTCCAGCAGTCGCTCAAAAACAAGCTCCAGGACGCTGAC gagaACCTGGAGAGGCAGACGCAGCACGCTCAGGCTCTGGCTGAGAAGCTGTGGCTGGCAGAGAgacagctggaggagctggaggtcGACAAAGACACCAAAGACAAGAGGACGTCTGAGCTcaacagcaccatcatcagaCTGGAGACAGAG CTGGCCGAGGCCCTGCAGGCATCCACACAGGCCTCAGCAGAGATGAACCTGCAGCAGAAGCTGCGTGAAGACGCCCAGCACAGGGTGGACGAGCTGGAGGAGTCTCTGCTGGAGAAGGACCAGGAACTGCAGAGGCTGCAGAACCTCGTCAGCAGACTGCAGGGAGAG gtctcTGGTAAACTGATTGACAAGGAGCAGACTCTGGAGGAGGAGatccagctgagagagaggataCAGCTGCAGTGCAAGCAGGCGGAGAGGACGGTGGACGACCTCCACATGGAGCTGCAGAGCACGAACCAGGCCAGAGACGACCTGGCCAAACAACTCAAACAGGCTCAG GAGAAGATGATCGACCTGGAGAGCGATCTGGAGGAGCTGCACGACAGCGAGCAGAGATGGGCTGCCAAACACAAGAGAGCCATCGAACAG acggagcagctgcagctgaagttGATTCAGGAGAAAGATCTGAACGACCAGCTGGAAACTGAGAAGGCTGTCATGGAGAGACAg CTGCGTGAGCTGCGTCTGGAGGTGGACGAGCTTCAGAGCTCCAGGGTTCAGGAGGACGTCATCTCCAGGGCAGAGAGCAGAGTCAAAGAGCTGGAGAACTCTCTGAGGACCGAGGAGAG gaACAAAGCCGTCCTGACAAACACCATCAGTAAACTGGAGAGGAGGATCAACGAGCTGAGTGatcagatggaggaggagcacAGGATAGCGACCGAACAAAAAGACCtg ATGACGCAGAGGATCCGCTCTCTGAAGCGTCAGCTGAACGAGGCCGAGGAGGAGGCGAGCAGGAAGGAGGCGCAGTACCGTCACACCCAGAGGGAGCTGGCCGAGGAGAGGGAGACGAGCGGCCGGCTGCAGAGGCAGCTGCTCGACCAACATCTGCAGACAAA GCGTAAGGAGACTCTGACGATTCGTCAGACTCTGGATAACCTGAGGCTGGACCTGAGCGTTGACGACGAAGACGACGATCTGCAGCcgcagcagcaaacaaacagtgtCACCAAAGTCTGA